The window AAATAGAAGTCATCCGTTTATAGAAAAACACTAATTTGTAGAATTGTTTTAGTAATagccaaaataaaaaagtaatgcTTTGAATCTTTACTCATCTAACTACTGCTAATTTAAAAATCAAGACAATATCATCATGTGACCATAATACACCTTTACACCATCACATGAGTTTAACAACATTAAGagcatttaaacaaacaaccaCAAGTGAAATTTCAAAGAATCACAAtttacaaaacatataaaagtagaaatatacaaaaaaaactttaatgtgTTGAGTATAGAGCACACATTTGAAGTGTTGTCCTCTTGAAATAAGCATTTTTTCAGCATGTCATGGACAAAAAGCAACATGCCACAAGTAGAGATGTGTCGGTATACCATTTTAACCATATATACACCACAGTTAAAGATCCCAATGGTATCAATACCGCCAACCATTTCCATTACTGTGATTATTGTGGTTTATTGTGGACTATGAATACGGAGCGGCTTTCCTGCCTTCATTAGCAGTTTCATTTTGCTCAGCCACAGGGAAGGAGCTTTCTATTGGTTAAGGAGAGGCAGAATAACCACAGCATGGAGAATCAGGCTCCTGCTGGGGTTTGTTAGTGATGTGGGGGAGCTGTCATGGCTGTAGTGACCAGTAAGGAACCAGTATGACTGTTAACATGTTCAGTAAATAATGCCAATAACACTTGCCAGAAAGTAATCCAGTCCAGAAATGAATTGATAAATTGATGTGATAATAAAGACCACTGTGCAGTAGAGCTGGGCGTTAGGgacaaaaatcaaatatcacaatatttctgaccaaacattttgatattgtagggatgactaatGGTGCCATTgcaaaaatatttacacattagaTTTCTTATAGTTAGTAAAGGCAAATAGTAGAACAGCTAGAAACATGTACCATATCACAATAATATGTAATATTgattattgcccagccctactgtgCAGTGAATACAATCCCAGGTGAAGTGATTGAACTACATTTTGGCATTAATGGCACCACTTCAGTAAACAGCTGATGATTATcatgataatatatatatggtgATATTTTACCAATGATAATCATAGCATGAAGATATACCAACACATCACTAAGCCATATGAAAATAGTCTTTTTAGTCCATCTCAGTATTTACTCCACGATCAGCTCAAACTCCTCAGCCTCCTCAAACTCTGCGTTCATCTTTGcagccagctcctccagctctgtGCTGTTTATCTGCTgcaccttcttcctcctcctcttctccttcaccACGGCCACTCCGGGGATGTCAGTGTCCACCTCGGGTGCAGCTGACCCGCCGCAGTCATCCGCCGCCGCCCCCTCCAGCATAGACATGAATGAGTTCAGACCTGACAGGGAGACAGCAGAGGCCTCCTTGGATGCGCGGACTCTGGGGCCAACCTCGGGGGTCTGCAGCTTCTCAAAACCGAACAGAGTCTCTCTTGAGTTGGGGGAGTTGAAGGACTTATCGCTGAGCCTGCTGTAGGACCGACGCACCTTCTGAGTCCACGCCGAGTCTGATGCATCTTCAgccggtggtggtggtggaggaggaggagatgaaggagggaggatcgGTGAGGGCATCACggccttcttcttcctcttaccCGATGAGGAGCGCCCATCCTCTGGAGCAGGACATGGGGTGGAAACCTTAAGCTTCCCTTGCTGTTGGTTCCCCTCTGATATCCTCGGTGTGTTCTCCTTGTTGTGCTCCGACggtgctgttgtttttctgggGGCTATTTTCCTCACCGTGATTGAACGTTTGACGGCAACGTTAACCACTGGCAACACCGCCATTTTGTTATCATTTagcaaagaaggaggagagctCAGCCTAGGTGATCGTCTCCTCTGCGAGCCTGTAATACTATTATTAGACTCCGACATTATGCTCCGAGGCGTCTTTTCCTTCATAACGACGTTTAAAACCTGGAAAATAGCCGATTTCTGCTTGTTTATCCGAGAAGTGGTATCATAACACGGCAGCGACAGCAACGGTCCGCTCAAATCGCCCGCCTTTAGTCGCGTTAATGACGTTGTTTCCGTTGATGATTTGGTTTCCGGTGATGTCAGAGCTCCGCGCCTCCTGTGATCAAACTTTTGCTGTGTAATCTGTATCATAGCAGAGCTAACTAAACAAGGCGTCCCTgtgattttctatatatttatctcaGGTCACACTCACCTGCTCGTATAAAATGGAGTATTTAATCGGGATCCAGGGTCCGGATTTCGTGCTGGTCGCCGCCGATAACGTTGCAGCGAGCAGCATCATTCAGATGAAGCACGGTATGACAACGcgttagcttagctttagctGCTTAGCTACACCTGCTAGCATGCCGGTTTCATCTTCACACTAAAGTTTTAAAgcctttctttaattttaagCAAGCGTTTTATAAATAGTACTATCTTAACTGTATATTTAAGCATATTAACTTCACTTTGCTACTTTGTTCACAGTGTATCTACTCAATCTGAGTTGAGCTAACAAAGCTAAACGCAGCTAACAGACTTTAATTTTATTCCAGATTTTGGATGTTTATTCTTTCCTTTAATCAGTAACTGCGTGTAAAAGCTttgagttatttattttatatttatgccACATTGCTTGAAGTCAAATTAAAACCTAGCAACATTGAAACAAGCAAGTTTAATCGAAAGTGAAAGTCATTACTCACTCTTGAAACATTTGCCAACTTTTAAGTTCTCTAATGAAGCtgtccccacctccaccacccaATTTTTTACATGCACTTAAAATGATgagtttttatgtatgtgtatttatttgatcaacttttctcttatttaagtgtgagatgtgtgtgtgagtgatgacTGAGGATGGAGCTATTTTAAATTTCGTTGTATTGACCtcaatgcaatgacaataaagacaattcaattcaatgaaGAAATGCTCTTGTCTCTTTCAGACTATGACAAGATGTTCAAACTCAGTGAGAAGATCCTGATGCTGTGTGTTGGAGAAGCAGGAGACACAGTTCAGTTCGCAGAGTACATCCAGAAGAATGTCCAACTCTATAAAATGAGGAATGGTAAGGTCAAAAGATGATTTTTGTGTTACaactctccttcttcttttctcagaGGTTTCACAACTTTACAAGTCTGCCTTAGAACAATTAATTAACTTTGAACCATTTTTATCATGCTgtcaaaatgtactttaaaatttatctgaagctaatatgaagcatcAGCCATCCAAAATAGTCAGATCAAGTAGATACCTTTCAACCTAAGCCTTGTTGTTACTGAACTTTAACCAAAGCTCAACAGGGAAGCACAAAGAGGGAAATGGATGCTAAAAAAGACTATGAATGTGGCAGATAttcacttgatatgactgatTGAGACTTCTAAAGCATCATATGAGTTTCAGATAAAccctttaaaatattttttgcacAAATAAACTGTGTGGACACATTTTCGATTCTGGCCCCATCAcctacattgaaagcacatttgaagggcaGGTGTCtattaatagccagtatgaacaggaggaatgacaaCAGTGATGTTCATATTGGCACCTGACTGtaattttaagacagacttgaaataactgtgaacctgtcctttaacttCACAGTCCCTTTTTGAGGAATGTGCGCATGTTGTTCTATATTATGTGTTCATGTTAAATaggttttcttttcaaaattaaCCCAGATATTTAATTTAAGTGAGTAAAAGTCTTTTTTCAGGAAATCTTGATTACATGGGTCTGATGAGAAATGCCAGCTGCTCAGCTCGAGTCATTGACAGTGATGTCATTGTGAGGAAAATGAAACCTACTATTGAAGCGCAACCTCCCAAATCTTTGTTTTTGATGCCATttatcatcttttctttctagGCTATGAACtcagtccagcagcagcagcaaacttCACACGAAAGAATCTTGCAGACTACCTTCGGAGCAGGGTAAATATTTTAATACACCCCCAATATTAATCCAACATTAGGATTTATTATTGATGTGGAAAGCAGCCTCAAACTTTATTTTCGGGACTACTCAGTTAAAACCACAGGAGCCTGTAGCTTTCTTTAAAAGTTCTACTGAGAAAAATATCCTGGAGTTTCTCCTCAATGAGTGCCAGACCAGCTTTGTGGAAACAATGAAGGATAATGGAGGCTGTTGTGATTTTGCAAATTTGATATACATAGTAGTAACTGCTAAGAACAAAGGTTAGATTatctattattttcattatcaattaaagTGCAAAGTTTTTCTCAATGATTTATTCAGTCCACAAAATACTTTAAACTACTACTTTAAACTGCTCATCCCAGTTTTCCAGAGGCTAACACAACATGTTCAGATGTTTAGTTTTGTCCGTTTAAGAGACCAAACACAAAAAGATatagaagaaaatgaagaaagaaaatcttcacatttgagaagccagaacaaaaaaaatgatggtATTTTGCTTGAAAGATACATGAAACAGTTTATCTCTTATAATAATAGTTGCTGTTTAATTATCTGCCAATTGACATATTGAGCAGTGGCTGCAGCTCCACTAGTGATACAGTCAGAGGAAGTTTTGAATATAACAGCTGAAATGTTAAAAGACTTGTTTTTATCAGTGGAGAGTCGTGTTGTCTTTTGACAGTACACGTCTGATCCTCAGGGCCTGTGTATCGAGATTAAAGTGTCTCAGTTCGCGAGAATTTTTGTTATCAGTATCAAATAAAGTGTTCCTATAGATGTTACATAAAATGGCCACATAACAAAGAGTAGGAAGCGTTATTTATAATcacatgtttatatttcatcatGCATTACTTGAACACATCCATCAAAAATTGTTGTTTGAAATGATCATTCCCGTT is drawn from Scomber japonicus isolate fScoJap1 chromosome 15, fScoJap1.pri, whole genome shotgun sequence and contains these coding sequences:
- the cdca5 gene encoding sororin, whose amino-acid sequence is MKEKTPRSIMSESNNSITGSQRRRSPRLSSPPSLLNDNKMAVLPVVNVAVKRSITVRKIAPRKTTAPSEHNKENTPRISEGNQQQGKLKVSTPCPAPEDGRSSSGKRKKKAVMPSPILPPSSPPPPPPPPAEDASDSAWTQKVRRSYSRLSDKSFNSPNSRETLFGFEKLQTPEVGPRVRASKEASAVSLSGLNSFMSMLEGAAADDCGGSAAPEVDTDIPGVAVVKEKRRRKKVQQINSTELEELAAKMNAEFEEAEEFELIVE